In the genome of Ancylomarina subtilis, one region contains:
- a CDS encoding M3 family metallopeptidase: protein MKRTFLSLFAASVLLSSCNCDKCDKTEANGNPFFSEYNTPHQTAPFDQIKFEHYKPAFLEGMKQEQAEVLAIANSKEEPTFANTIEAFEKTGELLSKVSNVFYAQKGFNNNDSIAKLAKEMSPLLTKHGADISLNENLFKRIKTVYDKKDDLKLSVEQNTLLEKMYQGFVRSGANLDADKKAKLREIDEKLSLLTMQYGDNVLAETNAFELVIDNKEDLAGLPESVIGAAAEKATAAGKEGKWMFGLDKPSMLPFLQYSDKRDLREKLYMGYVNRGNNNNEFDNKKNAQEIANLRIERAKLFGFKNHAAYVLDRNMAKTPEKAMELLNKLWDAALPNAKKEAVELQKMIDKEGGKFKLASWDWWYYSDKVKKAKYALDEEELRPYFEINNVRDGAFALATKLYGIKFVERNDIAKFHEECQTWELQEADGTHIGIFYLDYHPRASKRGGAWMDSFRKQSGLGTDKEITPIIMNICNFTKPVGDGPALLSPDEVETLFHEFGHALHGFLSKCRYNTLSGTSVSRDFVELPSQVMENWAFEPEMLALYAKHYKTGEVIPAELVEKIQAAGKFNQGFATVEYLAASLLDMKYHTLTEPLTEDVMTFEKNYLEGIGLIPEIYSRYRSTYFNHIFAGGYSAGYYAYIWAGVLDSDAFQAFKETSLFDQATAKAFRENVLSRGGTEDPMVLYKRFRGAEPSIEPLLKKRGLK from the coding sequence GTGAAAAGAACATTTCTTTCATTATTTGCAGCGAGTGTTTTATTAAGCTCATGCAATTGCGACAAGTGTGATAAAACTGAGGCAAATGGGAATCCATTTTTCTCAGAATATAACACACCACATCAAACAGCTCCGTTTGATCAGATTAAATTTGAACATTATAAGCCAGCTTTTCTTGAAGGAATGAAGCAAGAGCAAGCTGAGGTTTTAGCCATTGCAAACAGCAAAGAGGAGCCTACTTTTGCAAACACAATTGAAGCTTTCGAAAAGACAGGTGAATTATTGTCTAAAGTGAGCAATGTTTTTTATGCACAAAAAGGTTTTAACAACAACGATTCCATTGCAAAGTTGGCAAAAGAAATGTCTCCATTGTTGACTAAGCATGGTGCTGATATTAGCCTTAACGAAAACCTATTCAAGAGAATTAAAACGGTTTACGATAAGAAAGATGATTTAAAGCTTTCTGTTGAGCAAAATACGTTGCTTGAGAAAATGTACCAAGGATTTGTACGTAGTGGTGCTAATCTTGACGCAGATAAGAAAGCAAAACTTCGTGAGATCGATGAAAAGTTGTCATTGCTTACGATGCAGTATGGCGATAATGTATTGGCTGAAACCAATGCTTTCGAATTGGTTATTGACAATAAAGAAGACCTTGCTGGTTTACCTGAGTCAGTTATTGGCGCTGCTGCTGAAAAAGCAACTGCTGCTGGTAAAGAAGGTAAATGGATGTTTGGTTTGGATAAGCCATCAATGCTTCCTTTTTTACAGTACTCTGACAAGCGTGACTTGAGAGAGAAATTGTATATGGGATACGTAAACCGTGGTAACAATAACAATGAGTTCGATAACAAGAAGAATGCTCAGGAGATTGCCAACCTAAGAATCGAGAGAGCTAAGTTGTTCGGATTTAAAAACCATGCTGCTTATGTTCTTGACAGAAATATGGCTAAGACTCCAGAGAAAGCGATGGAGTTATTGAACAAACTTTGGGATGCTGCTTTGCCAAATGCAAAAAAAGAAGCTGTTGAGTTACAGAAAATGATTGACAAAGAAGGCGGCAAATTTAAGTTGGCTTCTTGGGACTGGTGGTACTATTCAGACAAAGTGAAGAAAGCGAAGTATGCTTTGGATGAAGAAGAATTGCGTCCTTACTTTGAGATCAACAACGTACGTGATGGTGCTTTTGCTTTGGCAACAAAGCTTTATGGTATCAAGTTCGTTGAGCGTAACGATATTGCTAAATTCCACGAAGAGTGTCAAACTTGGGAGCTTCAGGAAGCTGATGGAACCCATATTGGTATCTTCTATTTGGATTATCACCCACGTGCTTCTAAGCGTGGTGGTGCTTGGATGGATTCATTCCGTAAGCAATCAGGTTTAGGTACTGACAAGGAGATTACTCCAATTATCATGAATATTTGTAACTTCACCAAGCCAGTAGGCGACGGACCAGCATTGCTTAGTCCTGATGAAGTTGAGACTTTATTCCACGAGTTTGGTCACGCACTTCACGGATTCCTATCTAAGTGTCGTTACAACACATTGTCTGGTACTTCTGTATCACGTGATTTTGTTGAACTTCCATCTCAGGTAATGGAAAACTGGGCTTTTGAACCAGAGATGTTGGCATTATATGCTAAGCATTACAAGACAGGTGAGGTGATTCCAGCTGAATTGGTTGAGAAGATTCAGGCTGCAGGTAAATTCAATCAAGGATTTGCTACGGTTGAATATCTTGCTGCTTCATTGTTAGATATGAAGTACCACACTTTAACTGAGCCATTGACTGAAGATGTCATGACTTTTGAAAAGAACTACCTTGAAGGAATCGGATTAATTCCTGAGATCTATTCAAGATACCGTTCTACTTATTTCAATCATATTTTTGCTGGAGGATACTCTGCAGGTTACTATGCTTACATTTGGGCTGGTGTACTTGATTCTGATGCATTCCAGGCATTTAAGGAAACTTCATTATTCGACCAGGCTACTGCAAAAGCATTCCGCGAAAATGTATTGTCCAGAGGTGGAACAGAAGATCCAATGGTACTTTACAAGCGCTTTAGAGGTGCTGAACCAAGTATCGAGCCTTTATTAAAGAAGAGAGGTTTGAAATAA
- a CDS encoding SEC-C metal-binding domain-containing protein, protein MIRSTEQAFKTIDTKAQGIPYEAIDYLRNLDSDEALIKKLKYAFENAYNGKVYYSDDLRIMLPAPLWYAVVAEKHLHLDYADDLLNLFSVEEDWDLMNEQAVYLVGQMAKQFPNEFVDKVLEYIEGNIDKESKTPYIFSFEALYYATDKQFDRIFAILDLENFQWLDHYIRILGDIQHPGTLDKFKAMLPKFEGKHTAVELQFYIDVMEGRVTDFVKGLAFCEMRDTEWKNHYQQMEAIFSQSEAPIQTNKKIGRNDPCICGSGKKFKQCCMN, encoded by the coding sequence ATGATTAGATCTACAGAACAAGCATTTAAAACGATTGATACAAAGGCTCAGGGAATTCCTTATGAGGCGATTGATTATTTAAGAAATTTGGATTCAGATGAGGCACTAATCAAGAAGTTGAAATATGCCTTTGAGAATGCTTACAACGGTAAAGTGTACTATTCTGATGATTTGAGAATTATGCTACCCGCACCTTTGTGGTATGCTGTTGTGGCGGAAAAACACTTGCATTTGGACTATGCTGATGATTTATTAAATTTATTCAGTGTTGAGGAAGATTGGGATTTAATGAATGAGCAAGCCGTTTATTTAGTGGGGCAGATGGCGAAACAATTTCCCAATGAGTTTGTAGATAAAGTTTTGGAATACATCGAAGGAAATATCGATAAGGAAAGCAAAACGCCATATATTTTTAGTTTCGAAGCTTTGTATTACGCGACTGATAAGCAGTTCGATCGCATATTTGCGATTCTTGATTTGGAAAACTTTCAGTGGTTGGATCATTATATCAGAATTCTTGGAGATATTCAACACCCGGGAACATTAGATAAGTTTAAAGCCATGTTGCCAAAATTTGAAGGAAAACACACGGCTGTGGAATTGCAGTTCTATATCGATGTGATGGAAGGGCGAGTAACTGATTTTGTAAAAGGACTTGCTTTTTGTGAAATGCGCGATACAGAATGGAAAAACCATTATCAACAAATGGAAGCTATCTTTTCACAATCTGAGGCTCCAATCCAAACCAACAAAAAAATAGGGCGTAATGACCCTTGTATCTGTGGGTCAGGTAAGAAATTCAAGCAGTGTTGTATGAATTAA
- a CDS encoding UDP-glucuronic acid decarboxylase family protein codes for MKRILVTGGAGFIGSHLCDRLIKEGNDVICLDNYFTGNKRNIEHLISHPYFELVRHDVIQPYFAEVDQIYNLACPASPVHYQYNPIKTTKTSVMGAINMLGLAKRIKARVLQASTSEVYGDPEIHPQTEDYWGNVNPIGVRSCYDEGKRCAETLFMDYHKQNQVDIKIMRIFNTYGPNMHPNDGRVVSNFIIQALKGEDITIYGDGSQSRSFQYVDDLVEGAIRMMNSPCDFIGPVNIGNPNEFTILALAQKVIELTQSKSKIIHRELPMDDPMQRQPDISLAKEKLNNWEPKIQLEEGLIKTIQYFEDLIRKS; via the coding sequence ATGAAACGTATACTTGTTACTGGAGGAGCTGGATTTATTGGATCTCACCTATGCGATCGTCTAATAAAAGAAGGCAATGATGTTATTTGTCTCGACAATTATTTCACAGGTAACAAGCGAAATATTGAACATCTTATATCTCATCCTTATTTTGAGTTGGTACGTCACGATGTAATTCAACCTTACTTCGCTGAGGTCGATCAAATATACAATCTGGCCTGCCCTGCTTCGCCAGTTCACTACCAATACAATCCCATAAAAACGACCAAGACTTCGGTTATGGGTGCTATTAATATGCTTGGATTAGCCAAACGCATTAAAGCTCGTGTCCTGCAAGCATCAACAAGTGAGGTGTATGGCGATCCTGAGATCCATCCACAGACCGAGGATTACTGGGGAAATGTGAACCCTATTGGTGTTCGCTCTTGTTACGACGAAGGCAAGCGTTGTGCTGAAACCCTGTTTATGGATTACCACAAACAAAATCAGGTGGATATTAAAATCATGCGTATTTTCAATACCTATGGGCCTAATATGCATCCTAATGATGGGCGTGTGGTTTCAAACTTCATCATTCAGGCTTTAAAAGGTGAAGATATCACCATTTATGGTGATGGTTCACAAAGCAGAAGTTTTCAATATGTTGACGATTTGGTTGAAGGAGCCATTAGAATGATGAATTCACCATGTGATTTCATTGGACCAGTAAACATCGGCAATCCCAATGAATTTACCATTCTCGCATTAGCTCAAAAGGTAATTGAGCTCACTCAATCTAAATCGAAGATAATCCATAGAGAATTACCTATGGACGATCCAATGCAGCGACAACCGGATATTAGCCTGGCAAAAGAAAAATTAAATAACTGGGAACCTAAAATCCAGTTGGAAGAAGGCCTGATTAAAACCATTCAGTATTTCGAAGACTTGATTCGAAAATCTTAA
- a CDS encoding chorismate synthase has translation MNTFGRIFKISIFGESHGKGVGITIDGCPSGISMTEDDLLPDLSRRKSGAKGTTPRIEKDLPSILSGTFKGKTTGAPLIILFQNTNTQSKDYSNLLDTPRPGHADFVAQHKFGKNNDYTGGGHFSGRITLGLVVAGTVAKKILGDVNIEANLTEIGGSTDFDAALDKAIKNHDSIGGIVECRANNLPIGWGEPFFDSVESMISHLVFAIPATKGIEFGSGFEAARMTGSEHNDNIISPEGKTETNHAAGINGGITNGNEIVFRVAIKPTSSIGVSQRTMNISKSEMEDLLIEGRHDACIAIRVPVIIEAVTAIALADLKLLDKARR, from the coding sequence ATGAATACATTCGGAAGAATTTTCAAAATCAGCATATTCGGAGAATCTCACGGCAAAGGTGTCGGTATTACGATTGATGGCTGTCCATCAGGCATTTCGATGACCGAAGATGATTTACTCCCTGATTTGAGTCGTCGTAAATCAGGCGCTAAAGGCACAACACCACGTATCGAAAAAGATTTACCAAGCATTCTCAGTGGTACTTTTAAAGGCAAAACCACAGGTGCACCGCTCATTATTTTATTCCAAAATACAAATACACAATCGAAGGATTACAGCAATTTACTTGATACACCTCGTCCAGGTCATGCCGATTTTGTAGCACAACACAAATTTGGCAAAAACAATGATTACACGGGTGGTGGTCATTTCTCCGGAAGAATCACCTTAGGCTTAGTTGTTGCCGGAACAGTTGCCAAAAAGATTCTTGGTGATGTTAATATCGAAGCCAATCTGACAGAAATTGGTGGATCAACCGATTTCGATGCCGCTTTGGATAAGGCAATCAAGAACCATGATTCTATTGGTGGAATTGTTGAGTGTAGAGCCAATAATTTACCAATTGGATGGGGTGAACCCTTCTTTGATTCTGTAGAATCGATGATTTCCCATCTTGTTTTTGCTATCCCTGCAACCAAAGGGATTGAGTTTGGCTCAGGTTTCGAAGCTGCAAGAATGACCGGATCGGAGCATAATGACAATATCATAAGTCCTGAAGGAAAAACTGAAACCAATCATGCTGCGGGTATCAATGGTGGGATTACCAATGGTAATGAAATTGTTTTTAGAGTTGCCATCAAGCCAACTTCATCAATAGGTGTGAGTCAGCGAACCATGAACATTTCCAAATCAGAAATGGAAGACTTGCTGATTGAAGGAAGACATGATGCCTGTATTGCAATTCGAGTACCTGTGATTATTGAAGCGGTTACGGCTATTGCACTTGCCGATCTTAAACTGCTCGACAAAGCCAGACGATAA
- a CDS encoding NUDIX hydrolase, producing MMSTRPKNTIHYCPKCGSSEFSFREDQSFLCKKCQFHLYINSAAAVAALIINNKGEILFTKRAINPHKGMLDLPGGFVDIMETAEQALVREIKEELNLDIDKYRYFISSPNEYVFGGLSVFTLDLAYICELNSFNHIHAKDDISDYEFIAPDLIPYNRIGGESIKRITKAFVQKLG from the coding sequence ATGATGTCGACACGACCCAAAAACACCATTCACTATTGCCCTAAGTGTGGCAGTAGTGAATTTTCTTTTAGAGAAGATCAATCCTTCTTATGCAAGAAATGCCAATTTCATTTATACATTAACTCAGCTGCTGCGGTCGCTGCTTTAATTATCAACAATAAGGGGGAAATTCTTTTTACTAAACGTGCCATTAATCCTCACAAAGGCATGCTCGATTTGCCAGGAGGTTTTGTTGACATCATGGAAACAGCTGAACAGGCTTTAGTTAGAGAAATAAAAGAAGAACTGAATCTCGACATTGATAAATACAGATACTTTATATCATCACCAAACGAATATGTTTTCGGTGGATTATCTGTATTTACACTGGATTTAGCTTATATTTGTGAACTAAATTCATTTAACCATATACACGCAAAAGACGATATCTCAGATTACGAATTTATTGCCCCTGATTTGATCCCCTACAACAGAATTGGTGGTGAGTCGATAAAGAGAATAACAAAAGCTTTTGTACAAAAACTAGGATAA
- a CDS encoding CDP-glycerol glycerophosphotransferase family protein → MKVVLFCKKPYSFGILRPLQMEAEQAGDEVIWYIDSDITSIFPYKADSTITSSIQAIVDFKADAIFAPGNNVPHFLRGVKVQVFHGLAGGEKGLFKKRKKGHFRIRNYYDLYLTSGAFFTKRFNQLAKKHGDFEVIETGWCKLDALFIQKNDFKEEKQALLEKHQAQKILLFAPTFSPSLTSAEAIFNEIITLSKNPNHLVLIKFHDKMNKEVKAKYKQAAQTLKNLVIVDDPNIIKYLIISDLMISDTSSVVYEFLLLDKPVVTFKTSSGNIKWTNVDKPELLISSVESVLKSDINQKNRQWIIDNYHPLSDGKSAKRMIEAVKNWLKNNTVPEKRKLSILRRWEMSKKYGKIKK, encoded by the coding sequence ATGAAAGTCGTTTTATTTTGTAAAAAACCTTATTCTTTTGGTATTCTTCGCCCCCTTCAAATGGAAGCAGAACAAGCTGGAGATGAAGTAATATGGTATATTGATTCTGATATTACCAGTATCTTTCCGTATAAGGCTGACTCTACTATAACTAGTTCAATACAAGCCATTGTAGATTTTAAAGCTGATGCCATTTTTGCACCAGGAAACAATGTCCCTCATTTTTTAAGAGGTGTAAAAGTTCAAGTTTTCCATGGATTAGCTGGGGGAGAGAAAGGTCTTTTTAAAAAGAGAAAGAAAGGTCATTTTAGAATCCGTAATTACTATGATTTATACTTAACATCCGGAGCTTTCTTCACAAAACGATTTAATCAACTAGCAAAAAAACATGGTGATTTCGAGGTTATTGAAACAGGTTGGTGCAAACTAGATGCTCTATTCATTCAGAAAAACGATTTTAAAGAAGAAAAACAAGCCTTACTTGAGAAACATCAAGCGCAAAAGATTCTTCTCTTTGCTCCCACTTTCTCGCCTAGCTTAACATCGGCAGAAGCTATATTTAATGAGATCATAACTTTATCTAAAAATCCAAATCATCTGGTTTTGATTAAGTTTCATGATAAAATGAATAAGGAGGTGAAAGCAAAATATAAACAAGCTGCCCAAACTCTAAAAAATCTTGTAATCGTAGATGATCCCAATATCATTAAATATCTGATTATTTCTGACTTAATGATAAGCGACACATCATCGGTTGTCTATGAATTTTTATTGCTAGATAAACCCGTTGTTACATTTAAAACATCATCAGGAAACATCAAATGGACAAATGTTGATAAACCAGAATTACTTATAAGTTCAGTCGAATCAGTTTTGAAATCTGATATCAACCAGAAAAACAGACAATGGATTATCGATAATTACCACCCTTTAAGTGATGGGAAATCTGCAAAAAGGATGATTGAAGCAGTTAAGAACTGGCTAAAGAACAATACTGTTCCAGAGAAAAGAAAACTATCAATACTACGGAGATGGGAAATGTCGAAAAAATATGGGAAAATCAAAAAATGA
- a CDS encoding GAF domain-containing protein — protein MDKINKSKRARYQRLNEQLRGLFKSTENMMSRLATVEAILHHKIKYYSWTGIYLLVDGELLVHSYQGPVACQKLAKDKGVCWAAINQKETIVVPDVHDFPGHIACDSATNSEIVLPLKDKSGNIIGVFDVDSREFNSFNEVDAEELEKILKMVIEL, from the coding sequence ATGGACAAAATAAATAAAAGCAAAAGAGCACGCTATCAAAGATTAAACGAGCAATTAAGGGGCTTATTCAAATCGACTGAAAATATGATGTCAAGACTGGCAACCGTAGAAGCCATTCTGCATCATAAAATCAAATATTATTCGTGGACAGGCATCTACCTTCTTGTTGATGGAGAACTATTGGTTCATTCGTACCAAGGTCCTGTAGCTTGTCAAAAGTTAGCCAAGGACAAAGGTGTTTGTTGGGCTGCAATCAATCAAAAGGAGACAATTGTTGTCCCCGACGTACACGACTTTCCTGGCCATATTGCCTGCGATTCAGCAACAAATTCTGAAATTGTCCTTCCCTTAAAAGACAAATCCGGCAATATCATTGGCGTATTTGATGTTGACTCTCGTGAATTCAACTCATTCAATGAAGTTGATGCAGAAGAATTAGAGAAAATTCTAAAGATGGTTATTGAACTTTAA
- a CDS encoding CDP-glycerol glycerophosphotransferase family protein, which produces MKIFFDVLNIYYLPQYLPVFEELNKRGHSCRFIVYSKKNDEAKMTELLESMGIEYTWVYDYNVAKDVYLKDQPDWIFFGNEFPYLDEIHKVSRTVQMGHGIGPKPSYYLKSKTPMTVRFIEGDLRLDKIMQMFPDDNFQQVGFSKLDPIFNKTEKGIDWGKVNLDPNKPTLLYAPTFNPSSLGCFPRNWPKEFQAYNILIKVHALTLSRDRYKKEQKLIKQWASYPNVYVAEIDEFSLVPFLVSADLLISEASSTLFEFAALNKPVVICDFYDLKWSYKGIFKYRFDARFGKDSVIYNDLGAHAKSYKHLKKKVEEELSQPKNFEANRKAYTRDHVGPTDGKASARIADYIEANK; this is translated from the coding sequence ATGAAGATCTTTTTCGATGTCCTAAATATCTATTACTTGCCCCAATATCTTCCTGTATTTGAAGAACTCAATAAGCGAGGGCACAGCTGTCGTTTCATTGTTTATTCCAAAAAGAATGATGAAGCTAAGATGACAGAATTGTTGGAAAGTATGGGGATTGAGTATACTTGGGTTTACGACTACAACGTGGCTAAGGATGTGTATTTAAAAGATCAACCCGATTGGATCTTCTTCGGGAATGAGTTTCCTTATTTGGATGAGATTCATAAAGTATCGAGAACCGTGCAAATGGGGCATGGTATAGGCCCAAAGCCAAGTTATTATTTAAAGTCGAAGACACCAATGACCGTCCGTTTTATCGAAGGAGATTTGCGTTTAGATAAAATTATGCAAATGTTTCCTGATGATAATTTTCAGCAAGTTGGTTTTTCTAAACTCGACCCCATTTTTAATAAAACAGAGAAGGGCATCGATTGGGGAAAGGTGAATTTGGACCCGAATAAGCCAACTTTGTTATATGCACCAACATTTAACCCAAGCTCACTGGGATGTTTCCCAAGGAATTGGCCTAAGGAATTTCAAGCTTACAATATCTTGATTAAGGTTCACGCTTTAACCTTATCGAGAGATCGTTATAAAAAGGAGCAGAAGCTAATTAAACAATGGGCGAGCTATCCGAATGTTTATGTGGCTGAGATTGATGAATTCTCATTAGTCCCTTTTTTGGTTTCAGCAGACTTGCTTATTAGTGAGGCATCTTCAACTTTATTTGAATTTGCTGCCTTAAATAAACCTGTTGTTATTTGTGACTTTTACGATCTAAAATGGTCTTATAAAGGCATATTTAAGTATCGATTTGATGCACGTTTTGGTAAGGATTCAGTAATCTATAATGACTTGGGAGCTCATGCAAAGAGTTATAAGCATTTGAAAAAGAAAGTTGAAGAGGAGTTAAGTCAGCCTAAAAATTTTGAAGCGAACAGAAAAGCTTACACTCGTGACCATGTGGGGCCTACAGACGGGAAAGCATCAGCTCGAATAGCCGATTATATAGAGGCGAATAAGTAG
- a CDS encoding adenylyltransferase/cytidyltransferase family protein has translation MLKDTLKKFGYPRTLIKEYKHWLLLVREQQLTLGSMILICREEKHNFHEISSEATSELSTVTKDIELSTQKIFKYDKINYNMLMMVDPEVHFHVIPRYSKNSSFKSNDFVDIDWPKPVNFTQNHNTISQEQLEEIKIAIQDNLPNSNSEKKYGKMYTSGCYDLLHFGHLNIFKQSKELCDHLIVGVSTDELILKTKGKKPVIPFEERARMVSSIKYVDEVIPQEDKDKQKVVDKYGIDAISVGDDWKGKYPPVTCEMVYFSYTKSVSSTILKNTLKLIDNK, from the coding sequence ATGCTTAAAGATACTTTAAAGAAATTCGGTTACCCTCGCACACTTATTAAGGAATACAAACATTGGCTATTGTTAGTTAGAGAACAACAACTGACATTAGGCTCAATGATTCTGATATGTAGAGAAGAAAAACACAACTTTCATGAAATTAGTTCGGAGGCAACAAGTGAACTATCGACCGTGACCAAGGACATTGAGTTGAGCACACAAAAAATATTCAAATACGATAAAATCAACTATAATATGTTGATGATGGTTGACCCCGAGGTGCACTTTCATGTGATTCCTCGTTATAGTAAAAACAGCAGTTTCAAGTCGAATGATTTTGTTGATATAGATTGGCCTAAACCTGTTAATTTCACTCAAAATCATAACACCATTAGCCAGGAACAACTGGAAGAAATCAAAATAGCTATTCAAGACAATTTACCAAATTCAAATTCGGAAAAGAAATATGGTAAAATGTACACATCTGGCTGCTACGATTTATTACACTTCGGACACTTAAATATTTTTAAGCAGTCGAAAGAACTTTGTGATCATTTGATTGTAGGTGTTTCAACGGATGAACTCATTTTAAAAACCAAAGGTAAAAAGCCGGTTATTCCTTTTGAGGAAAGAGCTAGAATGGTTTCATCCATTAAATATGTTGATGAAGTAATCCCACAAGAAGATAAGGATAAACAAAAAGTCGTTGATAAATATGGCATCGATGCGATCTCGGTTGGTGATGACTGGAAAGGAAAATATCCACCAGTAACATGCGAGATGGTCTACTTCTCATATACTAAAAGTGTGAGTTCTACAATCCTGAAAAACACACTTAAATTAATCGACAATAAATAA
- a CDS encoding COG3014 family protein: MMLPKQKLFRFFLIVLAPLLLSACATYYQQNEAFNKSFASGDMQSANKHLDANKKLQANRNRVLYLVNKGTLAWMQQDYVLANKFFNEADLFIEDQRKNLGSEALAYLTNPSVKPYIPEDFENVLINYYKAIGYLEQGKKEEALIECRRVNEKLYTLNDKYPKNHKNRYSDDAFAHNLMGMIYEASKDYNNAFIAYRNAYNIYKENYTENFGTTPPEQLKKDILRTAKRIGFDQEYNFYSKEFGMIDSSDRKIEGEIIFIWMNGLGPVKDEWSINFAANRGAGGILTLANSEEGVSFPFNTSNFNSNERSALNNLDFIRIAFPKYRERMPLFNQASIELDSLTHFNLEKAEDINAIAFKCLKDRMVRELANSIIRLATKKALEEYTRSQDKTMGTLLSIANALTEKADTRNWQTLPHSIYYTRIKLKPGKYKLKLNLNSGINGHTSQELNFTVKAGETQFFTFQNLETR; the protein is encoded by the coding sequence ATGATGCTCCCAAAACAAAAACTATTTCGATTTTTTCTCATTGTACTAGCTCCACTTCTATTGTCTGCTTGTGCGACATATTATCAACAAAACGAAGCCTTCAATAAAAGTTTTGCAAGTGGTGATATGCAAAGCGCGAATAAGCATTTGGATGCGAACAAAAAATTACAAGCCAATCGAAACCGGGTCCTGTACCTTGTAAACAAAGGAACTTTAGCCTGGATGCAGCAAGACTACGTATTGGCAAATAAGTTCTTCAACGAAGCTGATTTGTTTATTGAAGATCAGAGAAAAAATCTGGGTTCAGAAGCTTTGGCATACCTCACCAATCCCAGTGTGAAACCCTATATACCTGAGGACTTTGAAAATGTTCTGATTAACTATTATAAAGCCATTGGGTATCTTGAGCAGGGAAAAAAAGAAGAAGCGCTTATTGAATGTCGCCGTGTCAATGAAAAGCTTTATACCCTTAACGACAAATACCCAAAAAACCATAAAAACAGATACAGCGATGATGCCTTTGCTCATAACCTCATGGGAATGATTTATGAGGCATCAAAAGACTACAACAATGCCTTTATTGCCTATCGAAATGCCTACAATATATACAAAGAAAACTATACTGAAAACTTTGGAACCACTCCTCCAGAACAATTAAAAAAAGACATTTTAAGAACAGCAAAACGAATCGGTTTCGATCAAGAATATAATTTCTACAGCAAGGAGTTTGGCATGATTGATAGTTCTGATAGAAAAATTGAAGGTGAAATAATCTTTATTTGGATGAACGGATTAGGCCCTGTTAAGGATGAGTGGAGTATCAATTTTGCGGCCAATAGAGGCGCTGGCGGTATACTTACACTTGCCAACAGTGAAGAAGGAGTCAGCTTCCCTTTCAACACGAGCAATTTCAATAGCAATGAGCGCTCCGCATTAAACAATCTCGATTTCATCAGAATTGCGTTCCCCAAATACAGAGAACGTATGCCTTTATTCAATCAAGCATCTATCGAACTCGACAGTCTAACTCATTTTAACCTGGAAAAAGCAGAAGACATCAATGCGATTGCCTTCAAATGCCTCAAAGATCGCATGGTAAGAGAATTGGCGAATTCAATTATAAGACTAGCAACCAAAAAGGCACTTGAGGAATACACACGTAGCCAGGACAAAACAATGGGAACCCTACTCAGTATTGCTAACGCCCTAACAGAGAAAGCTGACACCCGAAACTGGCAGACACTTCCTCACAGCATCTATTACACCCGAATCAAATTAAAACCAGGTAAGTACAAACTGAAATTAAATCTTAACAGTGGGATCAATGGGCACACCAGCCAGGAATTAAATTTCACGGTAAAAGCGGGTGAAACTCAATTTTTCACCTTCCAAAATTTAGAAACTCGATAA